A single genomic interval of Bradyrhizobium sp. sBnM-33 harbors:
- a CDS encoding DNA -binding domain-containing protein produces MQKPPLDPDVADTAPVDSMLTPYDYEHLVTYWRLLDADAEGADWREVAKIVLHIDADNEPQRARRTFDSHLARAKWMSEHGYRHLMRGGFPALN; encoded by the coding sequence ATGCAAAAACCGCCGCTCGATCCCGACGTCGCCGACACGGCGCCGGTAGATTCGATGCTCACGCCCTATGATTACGAGCACCTCGTCACCTACTGGCGTCTGCTGGACGCGGATGCCGAGGGGGCCGACTGGCGCGAAGTAGCAAAGATTGTGCTGCATATCGACGCGGACAACGAGCCGCAGCGGGCCCGCCGCACCTTCGACAGCCATCTTGCACGCGCAAAATGGATGAGCGAGCACGGATATCGACACCTGATGCGCGGCGGTTTTCCCGCCCTGAATTGA
- a CDS encoding non-ribosomal peptide synthetase has translation MAQLDESSTTYHIPLAWRLRGALDRSAWQRSLDRLFARHEALRSVFVAPEGKPRVEVLPADAGLPVLEHDLRGRPDAEAALLELCHEEAGTPFDLARGPLIRGRLIRMSDEEHVFLLTQHHIVSDGWSLGVLVRELSQLYRAFEAGQDDPLPPLAIQYPDYAAWQRQWLSGERLQKQAQYWRDTLSGAPARLALPTDRPRPAQPSFAGASVPIVIDADLTRGLKRLSRQHGTTLFMTVLAAWAAVLARLSGQDDLVIGVPSANRGRREIEGLIGFFVNSLPLRLELSGEPSVSQLLERTRRTALAAQEHQDLPFEQVVEIVKPPRHLDHTPLFQVMLAWQNNAVGSFDLAGLSVEAAGEGLDQVKFDLELSLHEQGEEIAGAFGYATALFDQATIERQRGYLLALLRAMVADAGQPVGRINILPADERSYLLEELNRTAAAYPSERCIHELFEQQVRRAPEAVALVHEDERLSYGELNARANRLAHHLISLGVRPDQPVAICLERSLAMVVGVLAILKAGGAYLPLDPAYPSARLRQVLEDAAPGLVLADAAGRTALGADALVDVTVVDLETATPAWAELPASDPDPRALGLTSRHLAYVIYTSGSTGTPKGVMVEHRGVANYLSWACEAYAPRSSSLVSSSLAFDAIITSLLAPLLCGGHAQLVREGDEVEGVKEKISSGCGIIDITPSHLDVLGQQMLADSAASQVGLFIIGGEALSHSTIELWRRIQPTARLVNEYGPTETIVGCLFYEVPTGPAVSANVPIGRPIANARVYLLDGHGALVPFGAVGELYIGGAGVARGYLNRADLTAERFIASPFVDGDRLYRTGDLACYLPDGNLEFLGRNDDQVKIRGFRIEPGEIAARLCEHAWVRDAVVVARQDRSGDKHLVAYVVGSDEAGSDEDDGGGLAGALRAHLSARLPDYMVPAAFVRLSGLPLTVNGKLDRKALPAPADDAYARAAYAAPRGAIETALAEIWAELLGVERVGRHDHFFELGGHSLLAVQLLSRLRRLSLGVEVRTLFARPVLADLAASLGSHHEVAVPANLITEQSTAITPQMLPLIELTQGEIDRIVATVPGGVGNIQDIYGLSPLQDGILFHHLLTSRGDPYLLVSQMAFADRGLLDRYLGAVQRVVDRHDILRTAFVWEGLSSPAQVVWRRAPLEVSEVELDGYDCPGADELRRRFDPRQHRIDLGRAPLLRFVTAREPGSGRWLLLELQHHLIGDHTTLDVMHAEVRAMLAGRAYELAAPLPFRNLVAQARLAVDAKAHEEFFRGLLADIDEPTMPFGLSEVYGDGSGVGEAHRVLPQALNERLREQARRLGVSLASLCHLAWGQVVARSSGREQVVFGTVLFGRMHGGAGADRTMGLFINTLPLRLDLDGTGVAASVRSTHAQLSELLAHEHASLALAQRCSGVAAPAPLFSALLNYRHNRPAATPGSGTDDVLSGMEWLGGEERTNYPVTLSVEDYGEALGLTAQVAEPVSADRVCGYMQRALEQLAEALEHAPNTPVRELDILPSAERAYLLEELNRTAAAYPSERCIHELFEQQVRRAPEAVALVHEDERLSYGELNARANRLAHHLIALGVRPDQPVAICLQRSPAMVVGLLAILKAGGAYLPLDPAYPSQRLRQVLGDAAPQLLLCDAACRAALGTEALADVTALDLDTATPPWAALPVSDPEPRALGLTSRHLAYIIYTSGSTGTPKGVMVEHAQMARLFEATQDWYGFTEHDVWCLFHSISFDFSVWELWGALRYGGRLILVPSNTARSASDFHELVCKSGVTVLNQTPSAFKAFMDVECQSNVRNRLRYVIFGGEALEPSILKPWYARHSDSVPQLINMYGITEATVHVTYRPLNQSDTSNSANLIGEPIPDLRLYLLDRFGQPVPLGTVGELYIGGAGVARGYLNRADLTAERFIASPFVDGDRLYRTGDLACYLPDGNLEFLGRNDDQVKIRGFRIEPGEIAARLCEHAWVRDAVVVARQDRSGDKHLVAYVVGSDEAGSDEDDGGGLAGALRAHLSARLPDYMVPAAFVRLSGLPLTVNGKLDRKALPAPADDAYARAAYAAPRGAIETALAEIWAELLGVERVGRHDHFFELGGHSLLAVQLLSRLRRLSLGVEVRTLFARPVLADLAASLGSHHEVAVPANLITEQSTAITPQMLPLIELTQGEIDRIVATVPGGVGNIQDIYGLSPLQDGILFHHLLTSRGDPYLLVSQMAFADRGLLDRYLGAVQRVVDRHDILRTAFVWEGLSSPAQVVWRRAPLEVSEVELDGYDCPGADELRRRFDPRQHRIDLGRAPLLRFVTAREPGSGRWLLLELQHHLIGDHTTLDVMHAEVRAMLAGRAYELAAPLPFRNLVAQARLAVDAKAHEEFFRGLLADIDEPTMPFGLSEVYGDGSGVGEAHRVLPQALNERLREQARRLGVSLASLCHLAWGQVVARSSGREQVVFGTVLFGRMHGGAGADRTMGLFINTLPLRLDLDGTGVAASVRSTHAQLSELLAHEHASLALAQRCSGVAAPAPLFSALLNYRHNRPAATPGSGTDDVLSGMEWLGGEERTNYPVTLSVEDYGEALGLTAQVAEPVSADRVCGYMQRALEQLAEALEHAPNTPVRELDILPSAERAYLLEELNRTAAAYPSERCIHELFEQQVRRAPEAVALVHEDERLSYGELNARANRLAHHLIALGVRPDQPVAICLQRSPAMVVGLLAILKAGGAYLPLDPAYPSQRLRQVLGDAAPQLLLCDAAGRAALGTEALADVTALDLDTATPPWAALPVSDPEPRALGLTSRHLAYIIYTSGSTGTPKGVMVEHANLLNFIYALSDILRITEQDVFLAITSISFDIAGLELFLPSCTGATIVLASRKDVTDATALHYLIDQRKISMMQATPATWRLLLDAGWQGTPGLNVLCGGEALPASQSSRLSRGVRSLRNLYGPTETTIWSSSFVIDARLVVSHQNVPIGRPIANTRVYLLDGHGAPVPLGAVGELYIGGAGVARGYLNRADLTAERFIASPFVDGDRLYRTGDLACYLPDGNLEFLGRNDDQVKIRGFRIEPGEIAARLCEHAWVRDAVVVARQDRSGDKHLVAYVVGSDEAGSDEDGGGGLAGALRAHLSARLPDYMVPSAFVRLSGLPLTVNGKLDRKALPAPADDAYARAAYAAPRGAIETALAEIWAELLGVERVGRHDNFFELGGHSLLAVRLLSRALNLGMKFNAADLFQAPVLKELASRVELDPQRHPAGVLPVQATGSQPPLFFVPTGYGDYSYVLTLAKEMDVDCPIYALPWPSFNELCQPALDAIAAEVILAIGKIQPQGPYRFAGYSSGAILAYALAKHLLSRGEAVSFMAFIDVTLPANPSSRSDAQVALDMIFEPLESLDDERFELLEKLSEQSSVAQLFEKAQQIGAIASDRDLYDNALRYVYFHRALRSYRAATLPIEIHQFYAADPFPSRRVRGKNSIAPEARSVMRGWDRVLSGAAIHAVSVPGNHVTMMSNPENREVLARMLSRALNGSPINTLNCTPFSPDTRVSRRS, from the coding sequence TTGGCGCAGCTGGACGAGAGCAGCACGACCTACCACATTCCGCTGGCGTGGCGGCTGCGCGGGGCGCTCGACCGCAGCGCCTGGCAGCGCAGCCTTGACCGTTTGTTTGCCCGTCACGAGGCGCTGCGCAGTGTCTTTGTCGCACCGGAGGGCAAGCCCCGGGTTGAGGTTCTGCCGGCGGATGCGGGGCTGCCGGTGCTCGAGCACGATCTGCGGGGCCGGCCGGATGCTGAGGCGGCGCTTCTGGAGCTGTGCCATGAAGAGGCAGGCACGCCGTTCGATCTTGCGCGCGGGCCGCTGATCCGCGGGCGTCTGATCCGGATGTCGGATGAGGAACACGTCTTCCTGCTGACCCAGCATCACATCGTCTCGGACGGCTGGTCGCTGGGCGTGCTGGTGCGTGAACTCAGTCAGCTTTACCGGGCGTTTGAGGCTGGACAGGACGATCCTTTGCCGCCGCTGGCAATCCAATATCCGGATTATGCCGCCTGGCAACGGCAGTGGCTGTCGGGGGAACGGCTGCAGAAGCAGGCGCAGTATTGGCGCGACACCCTGTCCGGTGCTCCGGCCCGTCTGGCGCTGCCGACGGACCGGCCGCGGCCGGCCCAGCCGTCGTTTGCCGGGGCCAGTGTTCCGATCGTCATCGATGCGGATCTGACGCGGGGGCTGAAGCGGCTGAGCCGGCAGCATGGCACGACGTTGTTCATGACGGTGCTGGCGGCCTGGGCGGCGGTGCTGGCGCGTCTATCGGGGCAGGACGACCTTGTGATCGGCGTGCCGAGCGCCAATCGCGGCCGCCGCGAGATCGAAGGGTTGATCGGCTTCTTCGTCAACAGCCTGCCGCTTCGGCTGGAGCTGTCGGGCGAGCCGAGCGTGTCGCAGCTTCTGGAACGGACGCGGCGCACGGCGCTGGCTGCGCAGGAGCATCAGGACCTGCCGTTCGAGCAGGTAGTCGAGATCGTCAAGCCGCCCCGGCATCTCGATCACACGCCGTTGTTCCAGGTGATGTTGGCCTGGCAGAACAACGCCGTCGGGTCGTTCGACCTTGCCGGGCTGAGCGTGGAGGCTGCCGGGGAAGGGCTCGATCAGGTCAAGTTCGATCTGGAGCTGAGCCTTCATGAGCAGGGCGAGGAGATCGCCGGGGCGTTCGGTTATGCCACGGCGCTGTTCGATCAGGCGACGATCGAGCGGCAGCGTGGTTATCTGCTGGCGCTGCTGCGGGCGATGGTTGCCGATGCCGGGCAGCCGGTCGGCCGCATCAACATCCTGCCGGCCGACGAACGCAGCTATCTGCTGGAGGAGTTGAACCGGACGGCGGCGGCCTATCCGTCGGAGCGGTGCATCCATGAACTGTTCGAGCAACAGGTCCGGCGCGCACCCGAAGCGGTCGCCCTCGTCCATGAGGACGAGCGCCTGAGCTATGGCGAGCTCAATGCGCGGGCCAACCGGCTGGCGCATCATCTGATCTCGCTCGGGGTGAGGCCGGATCAGCCGGTTGCGATCTGTCTTGAGCGCAGTCTGGCGATGGTGGTGGGGGTTTTGGCGATCCTCAAGGCGGGTGGCGCGTATCTGCCGCTGGACCCGGCCTATCCGTCCGCGCGGCTGCGGCAGGTTCTCGAGGATGCGGCACCGGGTCTGGTGCTTGCCGATGCGGCGGGCCGTACCGCGCTGGGCGCCGATGCCCTGGTGGACGTGACGGTGGTTGATCTTGAGACGGCCACGCCAGCCTGGGCCGAGCTGCCGGCCTCGGATCCGGACCCGCGCGCGCTGGGCCTGACCTCACGCCATCTCGCCTATGTGATCTACACCTCAGGCTCAACCGGAACCCCAAAGGGCGTCATGGTCGAGCATCGGGGAGTGGCCAATTATCTGTCCTGGGCTTGCGAAGCTTATGCGCCCAGGTCATCCTCCCTGGTCTCCTCTTCCCTGGCCTTCGATGCCATAATCACGAGCCTGCTTGCGCCTTTGCTCTGTGGTGGCCACGCACAGCTTGTCAGGGAGGGAGACGAGGTCGAGGGGGTAAAGGAAAAGATCAGCTCGGGCTGCGGGATCATTGATATCACCCCCAGCCATCTGGATGTGCTTGGGCAACAGATGCTGGCGGACTCGGCCGCCAGCCAGGTTGGACTGTTTATCATCGGCGGTGAAGCGCTGTCGCATTCGACAATCGAGCTGTGGCGCAGGATCCAGCCCACGGCCAGACTGGTGAATGAATACGGCCCCACCGAAACGATCGTCGGCTGTCTCTTTTATGAGGTTCCGACAGGGCCAGCTGTATCTGCGAACGTCCCGATCGGGCGTCCGATTGCGAACGCGCGGGTGTATCTTCTGGATGGTCATGGTGCGCTGGTTCCGTTTGGTGCGGTGGGGGAGCTTTACATAGGCGGGGCGGGGGTTGCGCGTGGCTATCTGAACCGTGCCGATCTGACGGCGGAGCGGTTCATCGCCAGTCCCTTTGTGGACGGCGATCGGCTGTACCGGACCGGCGACCTGGCGTGCTATCTGCCCGACGGCAATCTGGAGTTCCTGGGCCGCAACGACGACCAGGTGAAGATCCGCGGCTTCCGCATCGAGCCGGGCGAGATCGCCGCGCGGCTTTGCGAGCACGCCTGGGTGCGCGATGCGGTTGTGGTGGCGCGCCAGGACCGGTCCGGCGACAAGCACCTTGTCGCCTATGTGGTGGGCTCGGACGAGGCTGGCTCGGACGAGGACGATGGAGGCGGGCTGGCCGGCGCCTTGCGGGCGCACTTAAGTGCGCGGCTGCCGGACTACATGGTGCCGGCGGCGTTCGTGCGGCTATCGGGGCTGCCGCTGACGGTGAACGGCAAGCTCGACCGCAAGGCACTGCCGGCGCCGGCCGACGATGCCTATGCGCGGGCGGCCTATGCGGCGCCGCGCGGCGCGATCGAGACGGCGCTGGCAGAGATCTGGGCGGAGCTTCTCGGGGTCGAGCGGGTCGGACGCCACGACCACTTCTTCGAACTCGGCGGCCACTCGCTCCTGGCGGTGCAGCTCTTGAGCCGGCTGCGGCGGTTGTCGCTCGGGGTGGAGGTGCGCACCCTGTTCGCCAGGCCGGTGCTGGCCGATCTTGCCGCAAGCCTGGGCAGCCATCACGAGGTGGCGGTGCCTGCCAACCTGATCACCGAGCAGAGTACGGCGATCACGCCGCAGATGCTGCCGCTGATCGAGCTGACGCAGGGCGAGATCGACCGGATCGTCGCCACGGTGCCTGGTGGCGTCGGCAACATCCAGGACATTTATGGCCTGTCGCCGCTGCAGGACGGCATCCTGTTCCATCATCTGCTGACCAGCCGGGGCGATCCCTACCTGCTGGTGTCGCAGATGGCGTTTGCCGACCGTGGCCTGTTGGATCGCTATCTTGGTGCGGTTCAGCGGGTGGTGGATCGGCACGACATTCTGCGCACGGCCTTTGTCTGGGAGGGGCTGTCGAGCCCGGCCCAGGTGGTGTGGCGTCGTGCGCCGCTGGAGGTGAGCGAGGTCGAGCTGGATGGCTATGATTGTCCCGGCGCCGATGAGCTCCGGCGCCGGTTTGATCCGCGCCAGCACCGCATCGATCTTGGCCGGGCGCCCTTGTTGCGGTTTGTGACCGCGCGCGAGCCCGGCAGCGGGCGCTGGCTGCTTTTGGAGCTGCAGCATCATTTGATCGGGGATCACACGACGCTGGACGTGATGCATGCCGAGGTGCGGGCCATGCTTGCGGGGCGGGCCTATGAACTGGCCGCGCCGCTGCCATTCCGCAATCTGGTGGCGCAGGCGCGTCTTGCTGTTGATGCCAAGGCGCATGAAGAGTTCTTCCGGGGACTGCTGGCCGACATCGACGAGCCGACCATGCCGTTCGGGCTAAGCGAGGTCTACGGCGACGGCAGCGGCGTCGGCGAGGCGCATCGGGTGCTGCCGCAGGCGCTCAACGAGCGGCTGCGCGAACAGGCGCGGCGGCTCGGGGTGAGCCTGGCCAGCCTGTGCCATCTGGCCTGGGGGCAGGTGGTGGCGCGCAGCAGCGGCCGCGAGCAGGTGGTGTTCGGCACGGTGCTGTTTGGCCGGATGCATGGCGGCGCCGGTGCCGACCGCACCATGGGCCTGTTCATCAACACCCTGCCGCTGCGGCTTGATCTCGACGGCACCGGGGTTGCGGCGAGCGTGCGCAGCACCCATGCGCAGCTTTCCGAGCTGCTGGCGCACGAGCATGCCTCGCTGGCGCTGGCGCAACGCTGCAGCGGCGTTGCGGCGCCGGCGCCGCTGTTCAGCGCGCTGTTGAACTACCGCCATAACAGGCCGGCGGCCACGCCCGGCTCCGGAACGGATGATGTCCTGTCGGGGATGGAATGGCTGGGCGGCGAGGAGCGCACCAACTATCCCGTGACCCTGTCGGTGGAGGATTATGGCGAAGCGCTCGGGCTGACGGCGCAGGTGGCGGAGCCTGTCTCTGCGGATCGGGTCTGCGGCTACATGCAGCGGGCGCTCGAGCAACTGGCGGAGGCGCTGGAGCATGCCCCCAACACGCCGGTGCGCGAGCTCGACATCCTGCCGTCCGCTGAGCGCGCGTATCTGCTGGAGGAGTTGAACCGGACGGCGGCGGCCTATCCGTCGGAGCGGTGCATCCATGAACTGTTCGAGCAACAGGTCCGGCGCGCACCCGAAGCGGTCGCCCTCGTCCATGAGGACGAGCGCCTGAGCTATGGCGAGCTCAATGCGCGGGCCAACCGGCTGGCGCATCATCTGATCGCGCTCGGGGTCAGGCCGGATCAGCCGGTGGCGATCTGCCTTCAGCGCAGCCCGGCGATGGTGGTGGGGCTCTTGGCGATCCTGAAGGCGGGCGGCGCCTATCTGCCGCTGGATCCGGCCTATCCGTCTCAGCGGCTGCGCCAGGTGCTGGGCGATGCCGCGCCCCAGCTGCTGCTTTGCGATGCGGCATGCCGCGCCGCGCTCGGCACCGAGGCGCTCGCCGATGTGACGGCGCTCGATCTGGATACGGCCACCCCGCCCTGGGCCGCGCTGCCTGTCTCTGATCCCGAGCCGCGCGCCCTCGGCCTCACCTCGCGCCATCTCGCCTACATCATCTACACCTCAGGCTCAACCGGAACCCCAAAGGGCGTCATGGTCGAGCATGCTCAGATGGCTCGTCTGTTCGAGGCGACCCAGGACTGGTATGGCTTCACCGAACACGACGTATGGTGCCTGTTCCATTCCATCTCGTTTGACTTCTCGGTGTGGGAATTGTGGGGCGCACTGCGCTATGGCGGGCGTTTGATACTCGTGCCGAGTAATACCGCCCGTTCTGCTTCCGACTTCCATGAGCTAGTCTGCAAGTCTGGCGTCACGGTTCTCAATCAGACCCCCTCGGCTTTTAAAGCTTTCATGGATGTAGAATGCCAGAGCAATGTTCGAAACCGCCTTCGCTATGTGATTTTTGGTGGGGAGGCTCTGGAACCGTCCATTCTAAAGCCGTGGTATGCAAGGCATTCAGACAGCGTTCCGCAATTGATCAACATGTACGGCATCACGGAAGCTACCGTGCATGTAACCTATCGACCTCTTAATCAATCTGACACCTCCAACTCGGCCAACCTGATCGGAGAGCCCATCCCCGATCTTCGGTTGTACTTGTTGGATCGGTTCGGCCAGCCTGTGCCGTTGGGGACGGTGGGTGAGCTTTACATAGGCGGGGCGGGGGTTGCGCGTGGCTATCTGAACCGTGCCGATCTGACGGCGGAGCGGTTCATCGCCAGTCCCTTTGTGGACGGCGATCGGCTGTACCGGACCGGCGACCTGGCGTGCTATCTGCCCGACGGCAATCTGGAGTTCCTGGGCCGCAACGACGACCAGGTGAAGATCCGCGGCTTCCGCATCGAGCCGGGCGAGATCGCCGCGCGGCTTTGCGAGCACGCCTGGGTGCGCGATGCGGTTGTGGTGGCGCGCCAGGACCGGTCCGGCGACAAGCACCTTGTCGCCTATGTGGTGGGCTCGGACGAGGCTGGCTCGGACGAGGACGATGGAGGCGGGCTGGCCGGCGCCTTGCGGGCGCACTTAAGTGCGCGGCTGCCGGACTACATGGTGCCGGCGGCGTTCGTGCGGCTATCGGGGCTGCCGCTGACGGTGAACGGCAAGCTCGACCGCAAGGCACTGCCGGCGCCGGCCGACGATGCCTATGCGCGGGCGGCCTATGCGGCGCCGCGCGGCGCGATCGAGACGGCGCTGGCAGAGATCTGGGCGGAGCTTCTCGGGGTCGAGCGGGTCGGACGCCACGACCACTTCTTCGAACTCGGCGGCCACTCGCTCCTGGCGGTGCAGCTCTTGAGCCGGCTGCGGCGGTTGTCGCTCGGGGTGGAGGTGCGCACCCTGTTCGCCAGGCCGGTGCTGGCCGATCTTGCCGCAAGCCTGGGCAGCCATCACGAGGTGGCGGTGCCTGCCAACCTGATCACCGAGCAGAGTACGGCGATCACGCCGCAGATGCTGCCGCTGATCGAGCTGACGCAGGGCGAGATCGACCGGATCGTCGCCACGGTGCCTGGTGGCGTCGGCAACATCCAGGACATTTATGGCCTGTCGCCGCTGCAGGACGGCATCCTGTTCCATCATCTGCTGACCAGCCGGGGCGATCCCTACCTGCTGGTGTCGCAGATGGCGTTTGCCGACCGTGGCCTGTTGGATCGCTATCTTGGTGCGGTTCAGCGGGTGGTGGATCGGCACGACATTCTGCGCACGGCCTTTGTCTGGGAGGGGCTGTCGAGCCCGGCCCAGGTGGTGTGGCGTCGTGCGCCGCTGGAGGTGAGCGAGGTCGAGCTGGATGGCTATGATTGTCCCGGCGCCGATGAGCTCCGGCGCCGGTTTGATCCGCGCCAGCACCGCATCGATCTTGGCCGGGCGCCCTTGTTGCGGTTTGTGACCGCGCGCGAGCCCGGCAGCGGGCGCTGGCTGCTTTTGGAGCTGCAGCATCATTTGATCGGGGATCACACGACGCTGGACGTGATGCATGCCGAGGTGCGGGCCATGCTTGCGGGGCGGGCCTATGAACTGGCCGCGCCGCTGCCATTCCGCAATCTGGTGGCGCAGGCGCGTCTTGCTGTTGATGCCAAGGCGCATGAAGAGTTCTTCCGGGGACTGCTGGCCGACATCGACGAGCCGACCATGCCGTTCGGGCTAAGCGAGGTCTACGGCGACGGCAGCGGCGTCGGCGAGGCGCATCGGGTGCTGCCGCAGGCGCTCAACGAGCGGCTGCGCGAACAGGCGCGGCGGCTCGGGGTGAGCCTGGCCAGCCTGTGCCATCTGGCCTGGGGGCAGGTGGTGGCGCGCAGCAGCGGCCGCGAGCAGGTGGTGTTCGGCACGGTGCTGTTTGGCCGGATGCATGGCGGCGCCGGTGCCGACCGCACCATGGGCCTGTTCATCAACACCCTGCCGCTGCGGCTTGATCTCGACGGCACCGGGGTTGCGGCGAGCGTGCGCAGCACCCATGCGCAGCTTTCCGAGCTGCTGGCGCACGAGCATGCCTCGCTGGCGCTGGCGCAACGCTGCAGCGGCGTTGCGGCGCCGGCGCCGCTGTTCAGCGCGCTGTTGAACTACCGCCATAACAGGCCGGCGGCCACGCCCGGCTCCGGAACGGATGATGTCCTGTCGGGGATGGAATGGCTGGGCGGCGAGGAGCGCACCAACTATCCCGTGACCCTATCGGTGGAGGATTATGGCGAAGCGCTCGGGCTGACGGCGCAGGTGGCGGAGCCTGTCTCTGCGGATCGGGTCTGCGGCTACATGCAGCGGGCGCTCGAGCAACTGGCGGAGGCGCTGGAGCATGCCCCCAACACGCCGGTGCGCGAGCTCGACATCCTGCCGTCCGCTGAGCGCGCGTATCTGCTGGAGGAGTTGAACCGGACGGCGGCGGCCTATCCGTCGGAGCGGTGCATCCATGAACTGTTCGAGCAACAGGTCCGGCGCGCACCCGAAGCGGTCGCCCTCGTCCATGAGGACGAGCGCCTGAGCTATGGCGAGCTCAATGCGCGGGCCAACCGGCTGGCGCATCATCTGATCGCGCTCGGGGTCAGGCCGGATCAGCCGGTGGCGATCTGCCTTCAGCGCAGCCCGGCGATGGTGGTGGGGCTCTTGGCGATCCTGAAGGCGGGCGGCGCCTATCTGCCGCTGGATCCGGCCTATCCGTCTCAGCGGCTGCGCCAGGTGCTGGGCGATGCCGCGCCCCAGCTGCTGCTTTGCGATGCGGCAGGCCGCGCCGCGCTCGGCACCGAGGCGCTCGCCGATGTGACGGCGCTCGATCTGGATACGGCCACCCCGCCCTGGGCCGCGCTGCCTGTCTCTGATCCCGAGCCGCGCGCCCTCGGCCTCACCTCGCGCCATCTCGCCTACATCATCTACACCTCAGGCTCAACCGGAACCCCAAAGGGCGTCATGGTCGAGCATGCGAACCTGTTGAATTTCATATATGCTCTTTCGGATATATTGAGGATCACTGAGCAGGATGTATTCCTAGCCATCACGTCCATCTCATTTGATATCGCAGGACTGGAGCTATTTCTTCCATCGTGCACGGGAGCCACAATCGTCCTAGCCAGCCGTAAGGATGTTACGGATGCTACGGCGTTGCATTACCTTATAGATCAGCGCAAGATTTCTATGATGCAGGCCACTCCAGCAACGTGGCGTTTGCTGTTGGATGCCGGCTGGCAAGGAACACCGGGCTTAAATGTATTGTGTGGAGGTGAGGCGTTACCTGCGAGTCAGTCGTCGCGGCTCAGTAGAGGGGTGAGGTCTCTAAGAAATCTTTACGGTCCGACCGAAACAACGATCTGGTCGTCCAGTTTTGTTATTGACGCGAGGCTCGTTGTGTCTCATCAAAACGTCCCGATCGGCCGCCCGATTGCCAACACGCGGGTGTATCTGCTGGACGGTCATGGCGCGCCTGTGCCGTTGGGGGCGGTGGGTGAGCTTTACATAGGCGGGGCGGGGGTTGCGCGTGGCTATCTGAACCGTGCCGATCTGACGGCGGAGCGGTTCATCGCCAGTCCCTTTGTGGACGGCGATCGGCTGTACCGGACCGGCGACCTGGCGTGCTATCTGCCCGACGGCAATCTGGAGTTCCTGGGCCGCAACGACGACCAGGTGAAGATCCGCGGCTTCCGCATCGAGCCGGGCGAGATCGCCGCACGGCTTTGCGAGCACGCCTGGGTGCGCGATGCGGTTGTGGTGGCGCGCCAGGACCGGTCCGGCGACAAGCACCTTGTCGCCTATGTGGTGGGCTCGGACGAGGCTGGCTCGGACGAGGACGGTGGAGGCGGGCTGGCCGGCGCCTTGCGGGCGCACTTAAGTGCGCGGCTGCCGGACTACATGGTGCCGTCGGCGTTCGTGCGGCTATCGGGGCTGCCGCTGACGGTGAACGGCAAGCTCGACCGCAAGGCACTGCCGGCGCCGGCCGACGATGCCTATGCGCGGGCAGCCTATGCGGCGCCGCGCGGCGCGATCGAGACGGCGCTGGCAGAGATCTGGGCGGAGCTTCTCGGGGTCGAGCGGGTCGGACGCCACGACAACTTCTTCGAGCTCGGCGGCCACTCGCTCCTGGCGGTGCGGTTGCTCAGCCGAGCGCTAAATCTTGGAATGAAGTTTAATGCCGCCGATCTCTTCCAGGCTCCTGTCCTGAAGGAACTTGCATCGAGGGTTGAGTTGGACCCGCAACGTCATCCAGCTGGAGTGCTACCCGTTCAGGCGACGGGATCTCAACCGCCACTCTTCTTTGTTCCGACAGGTTACGGAGATTATTCGTATGTCCTCACTTTAGCAAAAGAAATGGATGTAGACTGCCCGATCTATGCTTTGCCATGGCCGTCTTTCAATGAACTTTGTCAACCAGCTCTCGATGCGATCGCCGCGGAGGTAATCCTCGCAATCGGAAAGATCCAGCCGCAGGGTCCGTATCGCTTCGCTGGTTACTCCTCAGGGGCAATCTTGGCTTATGCGCTTGCCAAACACTTGCTAAGTCGCGGGGAAGCTGTCTCATTTATGGCGTTCATCGATGTCACATTACCTGCAAATCCATCGAGCAGGTCGGATGCCCAAGTAGCATTAGATATGATATTCGAGCCTCTCGAGTCTTTAGATGATGAGCGGTTCGAATTGCTGGAGAAACTTTCTGAACAAAGTTCAGTTGCTCAGTTGTTTGAAAAGGCGCAGCAAATTGGGGCCATAGCTTCAGATCGCGATCTCTATGACAACGCCTTGAGGTATGTCTATTTTCACAGGGCACTACGATCGTATCGAGCTGCGACCCTGCCAATTGAGATACATCAGTTTTATGCAGCTGATCCTTTCCCTAGTCGTCGTGTGCGGGGCAAAAACTCAATCGCCCCGGAGGCAAGATCGGTCATGCGCGGCTGGGACCGCGTTTTGAGTGGGGCGGCCATTCATGCAGTTTCAGTTCCAGGCAATCACGTAACGATGATGAGCAACCCAGAAAACCGCGAAGTTCTGGCACGCATGTTATCGAGAGCCTTGAATGGTTCGCCAATAAACACGCTGAACTGCACCCCGTTTTCACCGGATACCCGCGTTAGCCGGAGGAGCTAG